TGGTGCGCGACCCTGACTCCGAGCGCGCCAAAGCACTCGCGGACCTCGGGGCGAGTGTGGCGGTGGGTGACCTCTACGATGCGGACTCACTGATTCAGCCGTGCACCGGGGTCCGGGCGGTCTTCTCCGTACTCAGTCCGGACATGGCGCGTCCAGAGGCTGATGCCGAGCGGACCCATGCGCGCAACCTCATCTCGGTGGCGGCAGCAGCCGGGGTACGGCACTTCGTGCAGACATCGGCGTCCGGTGCCGGTCACCACCTGACGGCGCCCGGGTGGAAAGAGGGGCGCTGGCAGCAGTCGTACAGCGATCTGGTGCCGCCGATCAGTGACTACTGGGTCAGCAAGGAGGAGGTCAACGACCTTGTCCGCAAGGCCGGTTTTCCCGTCTGGACCATCCTCTACCCCGCTACGTTCATGGAGATGTTCCTGCGCCCCTCGGTCTACTTCGAGGGCCGTACGAGCAACCGTCTGATGGCCGCCGTCGATCCGGAGACGACCTACGCGCTCATCGCGGTCGAGGACATCGGCCGCGCGGCGGCCGCCGCCATCCTGGAGCCCGAGCGGTTCCACGGTGTCGAGCTGCAACTGGCGGGCGACGTGCTCACCTTCATCGAGATCGCGGAAGTGCTGTCGCGCGCCTGGGGTGAGCAGATCCTCCCGCCCGAGCTGCCGATGACGGCCGAGCAGGCTCTGGCCAAGGGAATGGTCGCACCCATCGTGCAGGCGAGTGAGTGGAACCGCGACGTGGGCCAGCCCGCCACGCCGGAGCAGTTCAGGTCCTTCGGGGGCAAGCCGCTGAGCCTCGAGGCGTGGGCGCTGGCCCTCGCTGCGAGCCGATGAGCGCCGCAGACCAGGTCGAGCGGCTGACCCGTCGCCTGCTGGAGCGGTATCCGCCACAGACGACGGGCCGGACGGCGTTTCTCGCCGCCCAGTACGACGCGGGGTTGACCTGGGTGCACCATCCCGCCGGGCGCGGGGGACTCGGCGGAGAACGCGATGCCCAGCGCAGGGTGTTCGAACTACTCACAGCCGCCGGCGCGCCGAACCTCCAGGTCGAGAGCAGGCTGGCCTACTCGATGGGCGCGCCGAGCGTACTCGAGTGGGGCAGCGGCGAGCAGCAGGAACGCTACTTGCGGGCCATCGCGACGGGGGAACGCTGGTGCCAGCTGTTCTCCGAGCCGGGTGCTGGCTCGGACCTCGCCGCGATCGACACCCGGGCCGTTCGCGAGCAGGGCGGCTGGCGCGTGACCGGACAGAAGGTCTGGACATCCATGGCCGCCTCGTCTCAGCGGGGCATGTTGCTGGCCCGCACCGATCCGGCTCAGCCCAAGCACCGCGGACTCACCTACTTCGTGCTCGATCTGGCGACTCCGGGGGTCGAGATCCGGCCCTTGCGCCAGATCACCGGCGAAGCGGAGTTCAGCGAGGTCTATCTGACCGACGTCCTCATCCCCGACACCGACCGCCTTGGCCCGGTGAACGCGGGCTGGAAAGTCGCGATGTCGACGTTGATGAACGAACGTGACATGTTCGGCACGAAGGCGGCCGAAAGCGGTCCCGTCGAGCTCGCGCTCGCCCTGTACCGCGAGAGAGCCGGCGGTGATCCTGACCTCCGAACGAGGATGGTGCGGCTGTGGCTGCGCGGACACGTCCTCCGTCTGTACGCCGCTCGCGCCGCCAGACGGTCGACCGGGACGCCTGGTCCGCAGAGTTCCGTGAGCAAGGTCGGTTTCGCCGAACTGAACAAGGACGGCTACGAACTCTGCCTGGACCTGCTCGGCGACGAGGCGCTGCTCTACGACACCTATGAACCCGACGAGCTCACGGCACCCTCCGGAGCGGGTGCCTCCCAGGACCCGCGCAGGCTCTTCCTGCGCTCCCGGGCCAATTCCATCGAAGGTGGGACGACAGAGATCATGCGCAACATCCTCGCCGAGCGAGTGCTTGGCCTGCCCGCTGAGCCGAGGGTCGACAAGGACCTTCCCTACTCCTCGCTCCGGCGTGGTTAGCTCGCCGCCGACCGCGGCCGGCGTGGACGAGCCGGACGAGCTGCGCGACCTCCGCTCGACCTTGCACCGGATGCTGGCAAGCACGGCGCCCGAGTCCGTCGTACGTGAACATCTCGATTCGCCCGAGGGATTCGACCGTTCGGCATGGACACGCCTGGCCACGGAGATCGGGGTCCAGGGGTTGGCCGTGGCAGAGGAGTACGGCGGCGCGGGCTGCGGGATGCGCGAGCTGGCGGTCGCCGGCGAGGAGCTCGGCTACTCGCTGTTTCCCGGCCCGTTCCTGTCCACGGTACTGCTGGGCGCGACGCTCATAGCCCGGTCGCGGGACGCTGCGACGATGCAGGCTCTGCTCCCCGGGATAGCCGACGGTTCTCTTGTCTGCACGCTCGCACTGCCTCAGCACGGCGCGGGCTGGGATGCCGACGCCACCACCGTGACCGCCGTCTCGGAAGCGGGCACGTGGACATTGACCGGGACCATCGACCACGTCCTCGACGGCCAGGTCGCCGACGTCATTCTGGTCCCGGCTCGCCACGACGGCGTGATCTCGGTGTTCAGGGTGGACGCGAACAGTCCATCGGTCGAGGTCCGGCCGGCCCTCTCCATGGACCAGACGCGACGGTTCGCGCACGTCGATCTGACCTCGGCGTCCGCCCTGAGGATCGGCGCGCCGGGGTCGGCTCGGCAACTCCTCGCGGACGCCGGGGCGGTCGGCTCCGTCGGCCTGGCCGCCGATCAGATGGGGGGCGCGCGGCGGATGCTCGAGGTCACCGCCGACTACGCCCGGACCCGCTACCAGTTCGGGCGTCCGATCGGTTCGTTCCAGGCCGTGAAGCATGCCCTCGCGAACATGCTCATCAGCACCGAGCTCGCCCGCGCCGCTCTCGACGACGCGGTGCGCGCAGTGGACGAGAAAGCGCGGGACATGGGCACCGCGGTAAGTGTCGCGAACATTGTCTGCTCCGAGGCCTACTACGACGTCGCGGCAGCGGCGATCCAACTGCACGGAGGTATCGGCTTCACCTGGGAACACAGCGCTCACCTCTACTTCAAGCGCGCGACGGCTGACCGTTTTCTCCTGGGCACACCGGCCCACCACGCGCAGCGACTGGCGGGAGCCCTGGAACTGTGAGCCATGTGAGGACGCACGCGCCACCTACGAGGTCCGGGCGAGCGAAACAACCGGGAGTTCGAGGCCATGACGGGTGAGCTCGTGGACAAACCTGCCGGTCAGCTCGGCGGCGCTGGGCCGTGCACCTCCCGTGTCGCCCGGGTCGAGGTGAATCGTCCCGAACCGCTCATGGAGCTCGTCGTACAGACCGTCGAGCTGGCGGATCCGGAGGCGCCGGCTCGCGGAGCGCCAGCTTCCCGCCTGCCCCCGCCGTCCGGCGCCCGGTCGGGTCGTGAGCAGGACAGCGCCCCGGCGCGAGAGCACCCGGGCGCAGTGCAGCAGGTGCGCCCTCGTCGCGGCAAAATCCCACTGCGGATCACGCACGTCGGCCAGCCCGGCAGCCAGGCACACCAGGTGCGGCCGCTGGGCGACCGCGACGCGCAGCTGGACCCGTCGCACGTCGTACGTCGTGGCCCCTGCGCTTCTCGCGTCGCACCAGGAGAGATCGTGAGCTGCACCGATGACGCGCGCCAGCATCTGGGGCCATCCCCTGCCCATGGGCCCCCTCGACCGCAGGGTCGCACCGTCACCCATGACCGCCAGCCGGACATAGCAGCGATCCGCTCCCGTCTCAAGCCTCCTCCTGGGCGCTCCGATGGTCAGGTGCGGCGGTTGATAGCTCATCCCTGTCATGTGGAAACCCCTGACGTCGTGGCGGGCGTCACACCCGGTCCAGGTCAGGGTCACCGGTCCCGATGCTCCAGTAATCCCTCGATCTACCTACATGCCTACCTATGGTCTCCCCCGCTACGATCGGCTGATGGGTCGATCCGCCCACCGCACCGACGGTGACTCGTTGCCCGCCGAGGTCACTACCTTCGTGGGTCGCCGACATGAGCTGGGCGAAGCCCGGAAGCTGCTGTCCACGTCGCGGCTGGTGACCCTGACGGGTCCCGGCGGGGTGGGCAAGACCCGGCTTGCGATGCGTATTGGCGATCAGGCACGCCGTGCATTTCCTGACGGAGTGGTGCTGGTCGAGCTGGCCGAGGTCCGCAGCGCCGAGCTCGTGCCGCACGCTGTCGCCCTGGCTCTGGGCTTTCGCGACGAACCCTCCGGCTGGAGTGCTGAGAACCTGGCCGAGCGGCTCGCACACAAGCATCTGCTGCTGGTCCTGGACAACTGTGAGCATGTCATTGTGGCCTGTGCCCTGCTGATCAGGCGAATCCTGACACGCGCTCCCGAGGTGCATGTCCTCACCACGAGTCGCGAGGCCATGAAGATCGGAGGTGAATACACCTATGCCGTTCCACCACTCCCTGTCCCCACCTGGAACGTAGATTCCCGAGCTGCCGACCTGGCGCAGTACGACGGCGTGCGGTTGTTTCTGGACCGGGCGCAGGCCCGAGCACCAGGCTTTGTCATGACCGAGAGAAACGCGCCGCACGTCGCTCAAATCTGTCGCCGCCTCGACGGAATCCCCTTGGCGATCGAACTGGCCGCCGACCGCGTACGCGCCCTCCCCGTCGAACAGATCAATGCACGCCTCAGCTCCCGGCTGCGGTTGCTGACGACCGGCGATCGCAGCGCCTCCGCACGTCACCAGACCCTGCTCGCTTCCATCACGTGGAGTTATGACCTCTGCTCGCAGCTGGAGCAGCTCATGTGGGCGCGCCTGTCGGTGTTTCCGAGCAGCTTCGTCGTCTCCGCCGTGGAGTCTGTCTGCACCGGCGACGCCTTGGCCGCGGACGACGTCGTCGACCTGCTGACAGAACTCGTCGAGAAATCCATCCTGACGCGAGAGGAGGATGCCGGCCCCGAGGCCCGGTACCGGATGCTCGGCACCCTGCGCGAGTTCGGTCACGAACGGCTCGTCGAGTCGGGCGGAAGCAGCTCTGTCCAGGAACGGCTGGTTGTGTGGTCCGCGGGCCTGGCGAGGCGATATCGCGAGGGCTGGTTCGGACCGGGCCAGCAGGAGTGGTCATCTCGCCTGCGCACTGAACACCAGAACGTCGCATCCGCGCTGGGCTTCGCCCTGGACGCACGGGACCCGGCTCAGGCGATGAGCATCGCGTCCGACCTCAATCTTTACTGGGTGACGGCCGGCCTGCTGTCAGAAGGGCGCCACTGGCTGCGGCGCGGCGTCGAGGAGTCCGAGCCGGGCACCCCAGGTCGAGCCACCGCCATGCGCTGGCTCGCCTACTTCTCCTTCTACTTGGGGGACGCCGACCTCGTGCCTCAGCTCGTCGCCGACGCGATGAGTGAGCTCGGGCCCGAGCCCGCCCCCGGCGATCTGGCATACCTACGGTTCGTCGAGGGAATGGCCCAGCTCGCCGAGAGCGATCCGCACGGGGCACAGGCGCCGCTCGACCAGGCCCTCCGCCTGTTCGCGTCCACTGACGACGACGTCGGAAAGGCACATGTCCTCCTTGGCTACGGCCTCACTCAGTGGTTGTGCGGGGATCTCGCGTCGGCAAAGGCACTCCTCCAGGAATGTATGCGGCTCACCGGGCAACACGTGGAGAGCACGTTGCATTCAAGTGCCCTGATGAACCTCGGCATGGTCGTCTGGGACGCAGGCGAGCCAGCCGCGGCCGAGGCCATGGTGCTCGAAGCCCTTCAGCTCAAGGTGCACGACGAGGAGCTGATCGGTCAGGCGATGTGCCTGGACGCGCTGGCCTGGTTCAGTGTCAGCCAGGATCCTCAGCGTGCGGCCACCCTGGCCGGATGCGCCGAGACCGCGTGGCGGCGCAGCGGGGCCTCCATCGAGACCGTCAGCGCCTTGAGCAAGTTCCGCGATGCCTCGCTGGAGCAGTTGCGCGCCAAGTTCCCTGATCGCGTCCTGGCCTCGCTGATGGCCTCGGGTGCAGAGCTGTCGTCAGCTCAGGCACTGGCCTACGCCACGGGCATGCAAGAGCGTGGCACAGGGAGCGGCGACCACGCCGAGGTGTTCCGTCCCCTGACCAACCGTGAGTGGCAGGTGGCGCAGCAAATCGCCGACGGGCTCGGGAATCGGCAGATTGCGGGCCGCCTCGCCATCTCGCCGCGTACCGTGGATGCCCACGTCGCTCACATCCTCGAAAAGCTCGCCTTCAGCAGTCGGGCCCAGGTCGCTGCCTGGGTGGCAGAACGGCAACGCGAGCCACGCGGCTGACGGCCTGCTACTGCGCCCAACCGCATCCACTGCGCTGACATATGCTGTATCGGACACGATACGTGAAGTCGTCTGGAGGGTGTGTGTTCGATGATCGAGCGACCTGAGAACCTGACCGATCTCGTTTTCGCCGCGATTCGCAAGCGAATGATCGATGCGAGCCTGCCGCCGGGCAGCTCGGTCAGTGAGGCGATGCTTTCCAAGGACCTGAAAGTCAGCAAGACCCCGGTCCGCGAAGCGCTGCTGCAGATGCGCCAGATCGGCCTGGTGGCACCGTCGGGTCGTGGTCTGCGCGTCGTGGTGCCGACCGCTCGCATCATCCGCGACGCCTTCGAGATGCGTGCGGGCCTTGAGGCGGCGGCCGCACGCTACGCCGCGGACCGCGCCACCCGGGAGCAGAAGAACGAGCTGGTGGAGCTCGCGCAGGCCTCCGCCGGGGTGGCCGATGATTTCGAAGCATTCCGTGATGCGGACACCGCTTTTCACCAGGCCGTCGCTGCGGCCGCGGACAACGCGATGCTGCACAAAGCGGTGGAGGACGCCGTGGTGCTCACGCAGGTTCTGCGCCAGCGGGACGTGCACGTCGAGCGGGATTTCGCTCCGGACAGCAGGGAGCACATCAGAATCGCGCAGGCCATCAAGTCCGGTGACAGTGCGGCTGCTGCTGACCGCCTCTCCGAGCACATTCTGCGGATCATGGAGCAACTGCTCGAAGCCTTCGGAGGGAAGGCGACCAGTGCGCGTGGGCTTCGCCCCGCTGGGCTGCGCTCGCCCGCCTGAGTGCTGCTCAGAGGAACCCTTCGCCACGCGCCGGACCGTCACGCCACTCGAGAGCGGCTTTGAGGCCGCCCTCTCGAAGCCGTTGCGAGAAGTCCCGGGCACCGGGCCTCAGCGCTCCGCTGAGCGAGTGCATGGCCCACGCCTGATGGAAGTGGGTTCGCATGCCCATGATCTCGTAGGCCTGGTTGAGGGACTCCTTGTTGGCGGCGAGCAGTGACGGCGCGATGTGGCTCATCGCGCGCAGCTCACGCATCGTCTGCTCCTCAAGCTCCTCGGGAGGAAACGACTTGGCGACCCATCCCATGGCTGCCGCTTCGGCGCCCGTCACGCTGTTCCCGGTGAGCTGCAGGTACTTCGCCTGGGCCATGGTCATCTTCCACGGGAAGTACGGGATGTCGGGCGAGGTCATTCCGCGCACCGGCGGATAGCCGATCTGGGCGTCATCGGCGACGAAGGCGATGTCGCACAGGGACATCAGCTCGGTCCCTCCGGCAAGGCAATGGCCGTGCACCATGGCGACCACCGGTTTCAGTAGCTCCCAGACGTTCATCCAGTCGCGCAGGCAGCTGCGCGCCCACTGGTCGGTCCAGCCGTCGAACTCCTCGGCGTCGATCCACCGTTCGGGTCGGGTTCCGTCGTCCCAGTAGGCCTTGCCCTCTGCCTCTCCGTTCTCCGGATCGGGTCGTCGTCCGGTCGACAGGGCATAACCACCGGAGAATGATGGTCCGTTGGCTCGTATCAGGACAACGGTGACGTCATCGTCGCTCTCGGCTCTCCTGAGCGCGTCAATGAGTTCACGGCGCAGCCGGAACGTGAGCGCGTTGCGCCGTGCAGGCTGGTTCAAGGTCACGGTGGCGATCCGGTCCGCGACGGAGTAGAGGATCTCCTGATACTCGGCCGCGGCTTCGCCGGCCTTGGAGGGTGTAGTCATGGCTGCTCCTCGCGTGCTGCATGCGCTTCGAGCCTGGCCCGGAGCTCGGACTTGAGTACCTTCCCCGCCGCGTTGCGCGGCAAGGGGCTGGTCAGGACGACCACCACGGCGGGGACCTTGTAGGCAGCGGCTCGCCGGGCGACATGGCGCTGGAGTTCTGCCGGCACGATCGCCGACCCGGCTCGCACCTGCACCGCCGCCGCCACCTCTTCGCCGAGGATGTCGTGCGGGATACCGAAGACCCCGGCGTCGACCACGTCCGGGTGGGTGGCGAGCAGCCCCTCCACCTCGGCGCAGTAGACGTTCTCACCACCGCGCAGGACCACGTCCTTGATCCGGTCGACAATCCTCAGGAACCCCTCGCCGTCCACGGACACCAGGTCTCCGGTGGCGAACCAGCCCTCGGCGTCGCAGAAGGATTCGTCCGGCTGGTTCCAGTAGCCCCTTGCCAGAGTGGCCCCCCGCATCCAGGCCTGGCCGACCTCGCCCGGGCCGGTGTCGGACCCGTCGGCGGCCACCACCCGGATCTGGCTGACCGGAAACGGCCGCCCGACCGCGTCCGGCCGGTCGAAGAAGTCGGCTGAGGCGATGCCCACCATGGGACCCGTTGTTTCGGTGAGGCCGTAGCCGGTGCTGGCCAGGACCTCCCGCCGGAACTGGCGCCCGATCCGTTGGATCTGGTTGCCGGGCGTGGGTGCACCACCGGTTCCGATCTGGCGAAGACTCGGCAGCGTCGTACCCCTCGCCTCAGCCTCGTCGAGCAACTGCCGCACCATCGTGGGGACACCCGCGAAACCATCGAGGCCAAGACTGTCTATGAGGGCTACGGCCGTTGCGGCGTTCCATCGGCGCATGAACACCAGGTGATGCCCGCGCCAGGCGGCGACGTAGAGCTTGGGAAGGTTGGAGATGTGAAACAGCGGGCCCCCGACGAGGGCCTGCGCGGGGGTGCGCACGGGCCGGACCGGTTCCGACCGGGCGCGGTTCGTCGCTGCGTGAAGGGCCCCCTGGTAGAGGATGTTCATGAGTGCGGTGGTGTGGGCACGATGTGTCGCGACCACGCCCTTGGGCTGTCCGGTCGTGCCGGAGGTGTACATGATGGTGGCATCGTCGTCGGGCGAGATCGCGGCAGCGAAGGCGCCGAGGTCGGCGACGGGACCCGCCACGATGTCGTGCCAGGCCAGATCTCCCGAGTGCGCCTTCGGTTCCGCTTCGACCACGGCGCGGAGCGCCGGCAGACCAGAGCGCTGCTCGCCGACGAGCTGAGCGCGCTCACCGTCGGCGAACAGCAGGCAGGCTCCGCAGTCGGCCAGCGAGCGGGCCAGCTCTTCCCCGTTCCACCAGGAATTGAGCGGCACGGCTACAGCGCCGAGACTGGTCACGGCCGCGAACGACAGTGCCCATTCGGGGTAGTTGCGCATGGCGATGGCAACGCGGTCGCCCGGACGGACTCCGTGATCGACGACCAGGCTTCCCGCGATGCGACTCACCGTGTCGGAGTAGTGCGACCACGTCACCGTGCGGTCCTCGTAGGAGAGGGCCGCGGTGTCGCCCCACGACGCGGCTCGTCCGAATACCTCGGCCAGCGTCGGGGGCGCGTTCCGGTAGACCGTTGTCGGGACGCCGCGCACCGGCACTGTCGAGGTCTCGAAGTCAGCACCGGGTGCCACCAACGCGGCCTCGATCGCAGCGCGTGTCCCCACGGTTTCGGTGCGGGCGCCAGTCACGGGCCGACCATGGTCACGGCGACAATGCCACCTGCAAGGCGGCCACCGGACTTCTCGACGACCGACAGCGGTTCGGCGACCGGGTCCAGCGCATCCGGCGCCAAGGATGCTGGCGGTGCGATCGGCTCCCTGCGGGTGGCGATGCTCTCGGAAATGAGCGTGCTCCTCACTCTCGGGTCGAGTGGCAACCAGATTTCCCCGGATCTGCCGATCGGGCCAGTGTTCGGTTCCGTCGGACTGAACGTCCGCATGTTCAGGTGATGTCGGCCTCGCCGAGCGGGCTCAGAGTGGCGAAGGCGCTCTCGTGAAAGACGAGCGGTGAGACGTCGTAGGAGAGGCTGAGTGCCCGGATCCGGAGCAGCACCATGGTGTGGTCTCCAGCCGGTGTCTCACTTTCGAGTACGCAGTCGAAGCGCGATACCGAGTTGGCCAGGAACACCGCGCCGCCTTCTGTGACGTTGCCGAGATCGATGTTCGTGAAGCGGTCCCCCTCGCGCGCCGCCAGCTGGCGGGCCTCGAGCTGCTGGTCGGAGGCGAGCACGCTGACACCGAGTGAGGGAAGTTCACGGAGCACCGCCCAGGTCCGCGAGCTGTTCTGAACCGCCACACCGATCAGCGGCGGGTCGAGCGAGACCGGGATGAAGGCGCTGATGGCCATCCCGACCGTCTCCCCCTCGGGTGTCGTGCCGCACAGCGCCACGACACCACTCGGAAAGGTGCCGAACGTACGACGCAGTACCTCGGGGGTCGGATGCGTGTCGTTGATGTAGGGCGTGTCCCGGGTCATCTCCGAGCTCCTCATACCAGTCCCTCGGCAATCGCCGCGTCGATGCTTGGCTTCTCACCCAAGTAACTCGCCTCCAACAGCTCCGCGTCCCGCCGGAGCTCGGAGGCTGTGCCTTCCGCGACCACCGAACCGTGAGCCATCACGTATCCGCGGTCGGCGACCGTCAGCGCGGCGAGGATGTGCTGCTCGACCAGGAGCACACCCATCCCCCGATCGTCGGCGATGCTCCTGACGATCGGGAGCAGTCGCTCGACGATGATCGGGGCGAGCCCCAGGCTCATCTCGTCGAGAAGGATCACCTGCGGGTCGGCGACCAGGGCGCCTGCGAGAGCCAGCATCTGCTGTTCACCGCCGGACAGCAGTCCGGCGCGCCTGCCCATCAAGCCGGCGAG
Above is a window of Streptomyces sp. SAI-135 DNA encoding:
- a CDS encoding NmrA family NAD(P)-binding protein, yielding MSEQRTGPAADGPVLVVGATGKQGGAAARALLAAGVPVRALVRDPDSERAKALADLGASVAVGDLYDADSLIQPCTGVRAVFSVLSPDMARPEADAERTHARNLISVAAAAGVRHFVQTSASGAGHHLTAPGWKEGRWQQSYSDLVPPISDYWVSKEEVNDLVRKAGFPVWTILYPATFMEMFLRPSVYFEGRTSNRLMAAVDPETTYALIAVEDIGRAAAAAILEPERFHGVELQLAGDVLTFIEIAEVLSRAWGEQILPPELPMTAEQALAKGMVAPIVQASEWNRDVGQPATPEQFRSFGGKPLSLEAWALALAASR
- a CDS encoding acyl-CoA dehydrogenase family protein; the protein is MSAADQVERLTRRLLERYPPQTTGRTAFLAAQYDAGLTWVHHPAGRGGLGGERDAQRRVFELLTAAGAPNLQVESRLAYSMGAPSVLEWGSGEQQERYLRAIATGERWCQLFSEPGAGSDLAAIDTRAVREQGGWRVTGQKVWTSMAASSQRGMLLARTDPAQPKHRGLTYFVLDLATPGVEIRPLRQITGEAEFSEVYLTDVLIPDTDRLGPVNAGWKVAMSTLMNERDMFGTKAAESGPVELALALYRERAGGDPDLRTRMVRLWLRGHVLRLYAARAARRSTGTPGPQSSVSKVGFAELNKDGYELCLDLLGDEALLYDTYEPDELTAPSGAGASQDPRRLFLRSRANSIEGGTTEIMRNILAERVLGLPAEPRVDKDLPYSSLRRG
- a CDS encoding acyl-CoA dehydrogenase family protein; protein product: MDEPDELRDLRSTLHRMLASTAPESVVREHLDSPEGFDRSAWTRLATEIGVQGLAVAEEYGGAGCGMRELAVAGEELGYSLFPGPFLSTVLLGATLIARSRDAATMQALLPGIADGSLVCTLALPQHGAGWDADATTVTAVSEAGTWTLTGTIDHVLDGQVADVILVPARHDGVISVFRVDANSPSVEVRPALSMDQTRRFAHVDLTSASALRIGAPGSARQLLADAGAVGSVGLAADQMGGARRMLEVTADYARTRYQFGRPIGSFQAVKHALANMLISTELARAALDDAVRAVDEKARDMGTAVSVANIVCSEAYYDVAAAAIQLHGGIGFTWEHSAHLYFKRATADRFLLGTPAHHAQRLAGALEL
- a CDS encoding LuxR C-terminal-related transcriptional regulator, which encodes MGRSAHRTDGDSLPAEVTTFVGRRHELGEARKLLSTSRLVTLTGPGGVGKTRLAMRIGDQARRAFPDGVVLVELAEVRSAELVPHAVALALGFRDEPSGWSAENLAERLAHKHLLLVLDNCEHVIVACALLIRRILTRAPEVHVLTTSREAMKIGGEYTYAVPPLPVPTWNVDSRAADLAQYDGVRLFLDRAQARAPGFVMTERNAPHVAQICRRLDGIPLAIELAADRVRALPVEQINARLSSRLRLLTTGDRSASARHQTLLASITWSYDLCSQLEQLMWARLSVFPSSFVVSAVESVCTGDALAADDVVDLLTELVEKSILTREEDAGPEARYRMLGTLREFGHERLVESGGSSSVQERLVVWSAGLARRYREGWFGPGQQEWSSRLRTEHQNVASALGFALDARDPAQAMSIASDLNLYWVTAGLLSEGRHWLRRGVEESEPGTPGRATAMRWLAYFSFYLGDADLVPQLVADAMSELGPEPAPGDLAYLRFVEGMAQLAESDPHGAQAPLDQALRLFASTDDDVGKAHVLLGYGLTQWLCGDLASAKALLQECMRLTGQHVESTLHSSALMNLGMVVWDAGEPAAAEAMVLEALQLKVHDEELIGQAMCLDALAWFSVSQDPQRAATLAGCAETAWRRSGASIETVSALSKFRDASLEQLRAKFPDRVLASLMASGAELSSAQALAYATGMQERGTGSGDHAEVFRPLTNREWQVAQQIADGLGNRQIAGRLAISPRTVDAHVAHILEKLAFSSRAQVAAWVAERQREPRG
- a CDS encoding GntR family transcriptional regulator, with the translated sequence MIERPENLTDLVFAAIRKRMIDASLPPGSSVSEAMLSKDLKVSKTPVREALLQMRQIGLVAPSGRGLRVVVPTARIIRDAFEMRAGLEAAAARYAADRATREQKNELVELAQASAGVADDFEAFRDADTAFHQAVAAAADNAMLHKAVEDAVVLTQVLRQRDVHVERDFAPDSREHIRIAQAIKSGDSAAAADRLSEHILRIMEQLLEAFGGKATSARGLRPAGLRSPA
- a CDS encoding enoyl-CoA hydratase-related protein, producing the protein MTTPSKAGEAAAEYQEILYSVADRIATVTLNQPARRNALTFRLRRELIDALRRAESDDDVTVVLIRANGPSFSGGYALSTGRRPDPENGEAEGKAYWDDGTRPERWIDAEEFDGWTDQWARSCLRDWMNVWELLKPVVAMVHGHCLAGGTELMSLCDIAFVADDAQIGYPPVRGMTSPDIPYFPWKMTMAQAKYLQLTGNSVTGAEAAAMGWVAKSFPPEELEEQTMRELRAMSHIAPSLLAANKESLNQAYEIMGMRTHFHQAWAMHSLSGALRPGARDFSQRLREGGLKAALEWRDGPARGEGFL
- a CDS encoding class I adenylate-forming enzyme family protein: MTGARTETVGTRAAIEAALVAPGADFETSTVPVRGVPTTVYRNAPPTLAEVFGRAASWGDTAALSYEDRTVTWSHYSDTVSRIAGSLVVDHGVRPGDRVAIAMRNYPEWALSFAAVTSLGAVAVPLNSWWNGEELARSLADCGACLLFADGERAQLVGEQRSGLPALRAVVEAEPKAHSGDLAWHDIVAGPVADLGAFAAAISPDDDATIMYTSGTTGQPKGVVATHRAHTTALMNILYQGALHAATNRARSEPVRPVRTPAQALVGGPLFHISNLPKLYVAAWRGHHLVFMRRWNAATAVALIDSLGLDGFAGVPTMVRQLLDEAEARGTTLPSLRQIGTGGAPTPGNQIQRIGRQFRREVLASTGYGLTETTGPMVGIASADFFDRPDAVGRPFPVSQIRVVAADGSDTGPGEVGQAWMRGATLARGYWNQPDESFCDAEGWFATGDLVSVDGEGFLRIVDRIKDVVLRGGENVYCAEVEGLLATHPDVVDAGVFGIPHDILGEEVAAAVQVRAGSAIVPAELQRHVARRAAAYKVPAVVVVLTSPLPRNAAGKVLKSELRARLEAHAAREEQP
- a CDS encoding flavin reductase family protein; translated protein: MTRDTPYINDTHPTPEVLRRTFGTFPSGVVALCGTTPEGETVGMAISAFIPVSLDPPLIGVAVQNSSRTWAVLRELPSLGVSVLASDQQLEARQLAAREGDRFTNIDLGNVTEGGAVFLANSVSRFDCVLESETPAGDHTMVLLRIRALSLSYDVSPLVFHESAFATLSPLGEADIT
- a CDS encoding ABC transporter ATP-binding protein, which translates into the protein MTALIETQDLTCGYGKLPVVRDLNLTVAAGEVVCLLGANGAGKTTSLLTIAGALPKLGGAVHVGSKPAPAAAHVVARRGLALVPEGRGLFYRLTVAENLRLRRHRRSGVSIDDVLGHFPVLAGLMGRRAGLLSGGEQQMLALAGALVADPQVILLDEMSLGLAPIIVERLLPIVRSIADDRGMGVLLVEQHILAALTVADRGYVMAHGSVVAEGTASELRRDAELLEASYLGEKPSIDAAIAEGLV